A window of Hordeum vulgare subsp. vulgare chromosome 5H, MorexV3_pseudomolecules_assembly, whole genome shotgun sequence genomic DNA:
AGAGATGAACTTGATCTGTAATAGCTTCTGAGAAACACGTTCCCTCATAAAGTGATAGTCAACTTCGATGTGTTTGGTTCGAGCATGGAATACCGGATTCGCCGAGAGGTATGTAGCACCAATGTTATCACACCAAAGTATAGGAGGCTGCGGTTGTGAAATCCCCAATTCCTGAAGCAAAGACTGTACCCATATGAGCTCTGCAGTGGCATTGGCCACAACTTTATATTCAGCTTCAGTACTGCTACGTGACACAGTAGCCTGTTTCCGAGCACTCCAGGCGATCAAGTTGGAGCCAAAGAACACAACATAGCCCCCCGTGGATTGCCTGTCATTTGGACTgccagcccaatccgcatcagaatacgcTGAGAGCACCCCagtagggttcggccgaaggtgAAGCCCATGGGACACTGCAAGTCGGACATAGCGCAGGATGCGCTTAACAGCAGACCAATGAGTGTCACGGGGTGCATGAAGATATTGACAAACTCTGTTGACCGCAAAAGAGATATTTGGTCTCGTGATCGTCAGATACCGAAGACCACCAACAATACTCCTGTACATAGTAGCATCAGCAGAGGACAGAAGCTCACCATCAACAGCAGTGATCTTGTCAGTGGTAGACATAGGGGTAGTTGACGTCTTGCACTTAAGCATCCCAGCTCGCTGCAACAAGTCTAATGAATACTTCTTTTGTGTCATAACAAGACCAGCATCCCTAGGAGCCACTTCCACACCGAAAAAGTAGTGAAGTCTCCCAAGATCTTTGACAGCAAAATCAGTACCAAGAGCACGAACAAGAGTGTCAGCAGCAAACTGTGAAGAACTGAGCAGAATGATATCATCTACATAAACCAGCAAGTACATAGTGACCTCAGGTTTCTGTAGAAGAAATAATGATGAATCAGCAGTAGATGGTGCAAAACCATGAGCACGAAGAGCTGTCGCAAGACGGGCATGCCAGGCACGGGGTGCTTGCTTCAGACCATAGAGTGCTTTGGTAAGACGACATAGATAATCAAGACGATCAGGATCAGAAAAACCAGGCGGTTGTCgcatataaacctcctcctccAATAAGTCATGAAGGAAAGCATTCTGCACATCAAGCTGACGGAGAGACCAACCTCGAGTAACTGCAAGCGACAGAAGAAGCCTGATAGTGGTAGGTTTGACCACAGGGCTGAAAGTGTCCTCATAATCAAGACCATAGCGCTGCCGCAATCCCCTAGCAAAAAGACGCGCTTTGTAGCGCTCAATAGATCCATCAGAATGCTTTTTGACCTTGAAGACCCATTTAGAATCAATGACGTTGACCCTAGGGGGTGGAGGAACCAGAGTCCACGTCTCATTGCAAAGAAGAGCGTGATACTCCTGCTCCATAGCCTCTCTCCAATGAGGAATACTCATCGCAGCCTGATACGTACGCGGTTCCGAGGACGGATCCGCAAGAGCAGCAGCCATGCAAGAGGCATACCACGCAACAGTGCCGTCGGTGCGCTTAAGAGGGTAGACAACACCACTGCGGCTGCGCGTGTGTGGGCGAGAGGCCACAGGAGCCGGCGAGGGGCCAGCCGGCGGTGAGCTGGGCGTCGGTGATGTGGGCCCAGCCGGCGAGGGGCTGGGCGTCGGCGAAGAGGGCCCAGCCAGCGAAGGGCTGGGCGTCGGGGGAGACGACCCAGCCGGCGAGGGGCTGGGCGGCGGTGAAGACAGCCCAGCCGGCGAGGGGCTGGGCGGCGGTGACGGGTGCCCAGCTGGCAAGGAGCTGGACGGCGGCGACAAGCGTAGCGACGGTGATGCAGGCGAGGACGGCCGCACGGGCGAGGCGGGGCGAGGGCTCACCAGGGGTGGCGCGGGGCGCGAGGCCAGCGGCAGTAGCCCAGGCGCAGGCGAGACCGCCGGTTGGACTGGCGCCGAAAGGGGGGCCGACCGGACCGGCGTCGCCAGGAAACCACAATCGTCGCGACCGACAGCAGCCGGTGCCGCTTCAGGCTCATCCAGAAGCTCAAGACGAGCACCTCTACCAACACCTGCACCATGGTTAGGTAACAAAAGAGGAGCATATGCAACATCATCAAATTGGTCAGAGGCAAGAGAGGATGAATGCATAGATGGCGACTCATGGGTGGACACAGGTAAGTTGGCAAAGGGAAACACATGTTCATCAAACACAACATCCCGAGATATATAGAAACGATTTGTGGGAACATGAAGACATTTGTATCCTTTATGAAGGGAACTATAGCCAAGGAAAACACACTTCTTAGAATGAAACTCGAGCTTACGTTTATTGTAGGGACGTAAATGTGGCCAGCGAGCACACCCAAACACCTTAAAAAAGGTATAATCGGGTTGTTCATTAAGAAGAAGTTCGATAGGAGTCTTCATGTCTAAAACACGAGTAGGAGTACGGTTGATGAGGAAACATGCGGTGGTAAAAGCATCACTCCAAAACCGAAAAGGAACagaagcatgggccaaaagagtaaGACCAGTCTCAATAATATGACGATGCTTACGTTCGACAGAACCATTCTGCTGGTGTGTATGTGGACATGCTAAACGATGCGCGATCCCAAGCGAGCTGAAAAAGGAATCAAGGTTGCGATATTCGCCACCCCAATCTGACTGCACATGAACAATCTTATGCTTGAGAAGGCGTTCAACATGTTTTTAAAATTGAACAACTATATGGAACACATCAGATTTGCGCTTAAGAAGATAAAGCCAAGTAAAGCGACTGTAAGCATCAATGAAACTGACATAATAATTATGACCACTGGTAGAAGTCTGGGCAGGACCCCATACATCTGAAAAGACAAGTTCAAGAGGATGTTTGACCTCACGACTAGATGCTGAAAAAGGAAGTTGATGACTCTTCCCTTGCTGACAAGCATCAGACACTGCTACATCTTTATTACTAGACATGCTAGGAAGCTCATGACGACGCAAAATATGACGGACGATAGGAGTGGCAGGATGACCAAGACGAGCATGCCACCGTGACGGCGAAACACGAACTCCGCTAAAAACCTGAGAGACGCCAGAATGCTCCAGACGATAGAGACCTTGGCATAGCCGTCCGCTAAGAAGAACGTCCCTCGTGGCCCAATCCTTAATAAAAAGCTCAAATGGGTGAAATTCACAGAGAACATTGTTATCAGCATTAAGCTTAGGAACTGAAAGGAGATTACGCGTCACAGCAGGAACGCGAAGGACATTACGAAGTTGAAGACTCCTATTTGGACGACTAGTGAGGAGAGATGCTTGACCAATATGAGAGATGCGCATACCTACTCCATTGGCGGTGTGAACCTTGTCGGTGCCGTGGTAGGCCTCACGAGAGTGGAGCTTGCCTAGCTCGCTGGTGAGGTGATCCGTAGCCCCACTGTCCATGTACCAGTGGGGGTCAACGGGATAGGACTGTGCGTGTCCCTGCTGCTCCCGAGGTGCTGGCTTATCAGCCAACTGCGCCTGACGCTCGTTGTTGCGCGAGTCCTTGCCGTCGTTGTAGAGACCAAGGAAACTCTTCTGGAAGCGGCGGTGGCACTTAGAGGCATAGTGACCCGCACGTCCACATAGCTGGCACTCCTGGGTAGGACGACCCCCCTAGAGGACGATGCAGGAGGAGGGGCCGAAAGTAGCGGCGCAGTGGGACCCTTGCCCGAGGGGGCCGAGTGGGCAGCAGAGCCCGAACCACCGCGACCCGCCTTGTAGGCGGCGTTTGCCGAGGGAAGACCTTGGCCACGAGTGCGGCACGCCTCCACGCGCTGCTCGGTGAGAAGAAGACGCGAGTAGAGCTCGTGCGTCGGCATTGGAGACGTGTGGCCACGCTCGTTGATGATCTCCACAAGTCCATCATACTCCTCGTCAAGACCGTTGACGATGTAGGAGTTGAACTCGGTGTCGGTGAGAGGCTGGCCAATGGAGGCCAGAGTGTCGGCGATGGACTTGACCTTGTGATAGAAGGCGGTGGCCGAGCCATCGAGCTTCTCGCACTCGCCAAGTTGGCGACGGAGAGCACTGGAACGCGCCTGCGACTGCGACGCGAAGGAGCGCTCCAGGATAGTCCAGGCCTCGTGAGAGGTCTTGGCGAAGACGAGCATCCCGGCAACCTTCGGGGTGAGCGATCCCTGGATAGCCGAGAGGTTCGCCTGGTCCTGCCCTGTCCAGACGCGATGCACCGGGTTGTAGACGGGTCCATTGACGCTGTCCACGACCGCAGGAGGGCACAAATAGGAGCCGTCGACGTAGCCGAGGAGGTAATGACTCCCAAGGAGTGGAAGAACCTGCGCACGCCAGAACACGTAGTTATCCAAAGATAGCTTGGTGGTGATGAGATGACCGAACTGGAACGGCGCAGGTAGACTCCCCGGCATGAAGACAGCAGGCGTCGTATACGCCGCAGTAGCCGCTGTCACAAGCGCCGGCGCCACGTAGGCACCGAGCGGCTGGATAGTGTTGGCGTCGAAGTAGGGCTCCATGGCGGGCGTCATGGCCGGCGGCGTGGAGGCGGCTACCAGCGGCGCCGAGAGGGCAGCGACCGGAGCGGGCGCCGAGGGGGTCCCTGAGGAGGGAACCAACGGCAGCACAGGCACCAGAGGTGCGGCAGCCGGTGGTGGCGACGAGTACGATGCCGCCGAGAAGATGGAGCCGACGCTGAGGGTGCTGATCGGAGCAGCGACAGCAGCGGCGTCGGTCGAACGAGAGAGGAGCGCAGCGAGGGAGGCCGGGAGGAAACCGGCGGAGGCGGAAGCGGTGGCGGTGGTCGTCATCGCAGCGGCCGAAGGGGCGCGATAGCAGCGGCGGCCCGGGAGGAtgcagcggcggcggcgaacAGAAgatcgcggcggcggcggcgacccgAGGCGGAgcaacggcggcggcggccaggagAGAGGCGGTGGCGACCTAAAACCCTAACCTAGTCTGATGCCATGTTAAACGTAGGGTTTGGGGAACTGGCTCAACCCTCTAAGAGTGACCTATCACATATATTTATAGATAACGTACCAAGGGTACGTTACGATATACACGTATATATACAGATAACTATACACTCTAACACGCTTCGGCCCGGTccctttctcgaagtcgtcttccATGGCCGGGTCGTCGCCGTCGAAGAAGCTGCCCTCTTCCAGCTGCTGCTCCCTTTCCTGCTCAAGGATCTTAGCTTCCTTCCTCCGTCGTCGCCGACGTAGAGAGAGGCAGATCAGGGAGCCCAGAATGAGCAGCAGCGCTACAGAACCGACAGAGAGGCCGACCGCCAGCGCTGTTCTACTTCTTATTAAGTCGACGATGGTCCTCCCGGCTGTGGAGACGACGGCGGGAGGGTGATGTCGAAAGTGCCAAGCTTGTACCTCCCGGCTGTGACGCCTTGACCGCGCCGCCGGTCTCGTTCGTGAAGCGCCTCCTGAGCTGCCCGACCACCGAGGCAAGGCACCTGGCGCACTCGGTGGCGTTGAGGTCCCTGGTGCACTGCGCCAGCCCGTACATGTACCGGCGTCGCGGGGTCGCCGTCGTACGGCGTGGTCGCGTTCGCCAGCCTCGACGGCGAGCTCGCCGCCCGCCCACTGAGGTCGGTCATGAGGGTGAGGCACGCGTTGAGCATCTTGTCCGGGTCGACGGCGAaggcgatggcgcgcacgaagaagttCACGTcgaggtcggcagtggagaagaaggagggcggcGGCGAGTAGCGGAGCACGCACGCGTCGTAGGCCGCGCGCACGCTCCGGCTCCCCGGGCACGCCGTGGTGATCCCCGCGGGAGCGCCGGCCAGGCACTCCCGGCACTGCGTCGCGTTGCGGTCGGCGTAGCACATGATGAGGCCGAAGACCTGGTCGGCCGTCCCCGGCGCCCCGGCCGTGCCGTTGTAGAACCAGCCATTGCCCCCGGCGGCCGCGGGGAGGCCGGCGAGAAGCTCGTCGAGGTTCCTCTTGTACGGGCTGCCGTCGGTGTAGTTATCAGCGGTCGAGCAGCTAGGCCCGCCCGGCAGCAGCGGCTTGGCACGCTGACCAACCGCCGCGCGGAACAGCGagccgacgacgacggcgaggagcacgAGTGCACGCCGGGAAGCCATCGACGGTAGCGGGCCGGGGGATGAACGCCGCTGCGAGGACGACGATCAAATTGCTTTCTCTCGTAATCTCTCTCTGCCGTCAAGATCAGGTCGCAGAATTTTCAAGAGCAGgttgaaagtcaagattggcgactTGGTTATATCCTCTGCTGCCAAGAAAATCTGTCTTAAGCAGATGAAATGAATTTGGAGCGCGTCAAAATCATTCTATTTCGATGATGCACCGACCAGCCCTTGTGATCGGACGTGAGAAGAAAGTCTAGACAAGTGGCCGTCGCTGAACCTGCACCAGGCTGAGATAAAAAATGAGGGCAAGCTTCAAGACGtggtgttttttgtgtgtgtaaACAATGCTGCTGGACCTGATGAAAAGTAACTGTTCGAGAAGGATATTTTTTTACTCGTCTCATTGCAACTCAGATTATCAGACATTGCCACGGCGATGACGACCATGTGCAAACGGGACCCATACGAACGCACACATGCGACAGCCTGCCCAACCATTTTCGGTCCAAACACACGGAGTGAGAGATCAGATGCGTCCGGACACATCACGCACGTTGGCTCTGTTAAAGCAGACCCATCCAAATCAGAATCAAATTGACTTGCTCTCTGCGTCGTCGATCGAACTCCCCGTCTCTTTCCTTCATTTCTCCCGCCATCGGGCAATCGCCCACCCCTTCGCTGACGTCGTCTACCTGTTGCCTAGACAAGTCAACATTGGGGGCGCATGTTGAGTCCACTACCTGTTGCCTGTTCATATTTGAACGTATCTACTGGTTACCTGTTTGGCAAATATGAATAGTGAGGGACGTATATTTTATTTAATCTTACCTGCAAGAAGAGCCCGTTTGCCGCCATAATCCGCATCCTGTTCTGGCCGGCGTTGCGCACTAACCGGAACGTCTCCGACTTTCCCGGCGACGTCGCCGTGGCCACCACTGAGCCGTCGCTCTGTACGCCGACGAACTGGTTGCCGAACACCTTCAAATTGAAGGTCGTCTCGTTGATCCGCCATAGCTTGAAGGTCTCCCAACCAGACGCATGAGACCGGTTCGCCAccagccccgcgccgccgcccttcTCCGCGGCCACAAAGCCGTCCTGCGTCACCGACTTGAACTGCAGCTGCGTGCCGTCCTGTGCGTACGTACGCCGCGCGCTAACGGGTCAAGAAACTGAAAACAGATAGCCATGGCGGCGCCGGCGACCTCCCACATGTGCTGGCGTGTACGCGTACGTATGCAAAGCTACGACGTTGATTACCATACCAGGAGGTCTTTGTTGGGGATGCCGTCGAAGAGGGACGGCAGGATCCAGCCCTCCGTCACCAGCCAGCCGCCGAGGTTCACCGCTCGGACGGGGAGGcgaggagccgccgccgcgcGCCGGGAGAGGAAGCAGTAGCACAGCAGGAGGAGCCAGAAGCAGCGGGAGAGGCGGCTCCTCATTTGTCTGGGTTCTCGGTGTTGTGCTCTGCTGGGCTCTGCAAGCTTATATAGGCGATGATGGCTGCTGATTAATAATTGGGATGTTCGAATTCTTCGGTGAAGACAATATCAGAACGGGAGGGTTTCCAGTTTTTATTAACAAATCTCGTGGGTCAAAGTTAGCGACTATCATGAATTAAGTTTGACAAATTTTGCTGGGTTCAAACCGAACCATCAACGCTGTGTGAACTCAGCTGTCAGGAGAGATGACTCTTAGGCCGCGGGGGAAAAAGATGACCGCGGAGGAGATAGGAGGAGGGGCTCGCGGTGGGGAGGCTATCGGGGAGATCGCCGGATCGGGTCCCCGGTCGCTGATCCGTTCTATTGACTCCACTGCGGGGGCGGCCTCTTCCGCTAGGGTTCGTTCTGATGCACAGGCTGAGTGCGCAGCGTCTCCTACGCACCGGAGATGGGCGGTGGCTTTTGAAGATACCACTTCTGCAGTTTGAGTGCAGCGCTTTGGATCCATTCATCTCCATCAAACATCGCACTGGATTACGGTTCGTGATGAAGATAACGCCATCTTAGCAGGCAGGTTCTTGCAGGACAATGAAGATCCGAAGATTGGgattagcatggagatggatggtTTCCATTTGGTTGTGGGAGACTTGCGGGAGGAAGCATGTACAGATCGAGATATCGCCAAGGTATGCATTGATCTTACTGCTAATTCTCCTCGTTTTGGCGGAAATTTTTGGGTTCTTGCAGATagggacgacgatgaagaagaggcGGGGGTTCTTGATGCCGATGGATCAAGGCTCGACGGCGCGTTGGTCACGCGGCAAGTCCCTGCTTCGGATCGGGTGGAACAGCATCCACTACGGCGCTTGGAGGTACTAGACTGTCGGTTGCCGAGGAAGAAGGTGGTGACGTCGAAGGCCCCGCGTCCATGGATCGGTCCCTTGCCTAAGGTAAACTTGCAACCCATTACCCTGTCGGATTTCTTCTTGCCCGGCGattggcagacggtaaagaagcacaggaagaagaAAACCTTAGTTACTATTCCACCGGTGACGGCGCCTGATGCGCGGCGGAATTCTAGGGATGCGTTTTTGAATTCCATCGGCGCGTTGAGTGGGCCGGCGGTGGAAAATATCGAGGTGGGCCTGCGGGAGTCTGGGTATTTGGCCCAGGCGACAGAGTCCCAGATCATCTCTCCGGGTTCTCCTATACGCTCATCGATCCAGGGTGATCTGCAGGAGTGTTTGGAACCTAGGGTTCCTTCCAAGGCGCGGCCTGGTTTTCCTCGTCTAAAACCGGGGCGGGCGGCTCGCGTCTTGGCTCTACCCTCATAGACGGAGACAATGGCCGGACGAGGCCATCCCCAGGGGCCCAAGCCGGTGCTACCGCAGGCTAGATCGGCTGACCACGGGAGCCGATGGTCGCAGCAGGAGTCTTCCCAGGGAACGACTAATGCTGCGGCGGCATCTGATGGGCCTGCGGCGGCAAGGCCGGTCGATGTTAATCGGCAGCAGCCACTTGGCAGGTGGGGAGATGATGGAGTGGATGCATATGGTGATGGACAACATAGAGGATCTTCTTCTTTGGGAGGAGGCCGTGGGTACGCTTGGCAGGGCCATGGTGGCGCTGGACGAGGTTTCTCTGGAACCTCGGGGAACTTTGTTCAGGGCGTGTCGGGTCCTCCGAATCCTAAGAGGGGAGCTTCTCGTCCTAATTGGGCGGGTAGAGGAGGGGGCGGAAGCCAAAGCCTCCTCTTCTACCCTCGGCCACCTTAGCTGCGACAGTGGATGAGCCGAAGCATGGGTCTAACGATCAGGCGTTGCTAGGGCGGCACAAGGAGGCGCCCACTGTTGCAGTACAGGAGCATGCGGTGGTTGCTGAATCTCAAAAGGCTGACAAGGTGGTAACTTCTGGCAAGTCCGATGGGGGAGATCGTCCTACCAAGTGGACACGCAAGAAGGAGAAAATGAATTGTTACCGTTGTACGAGACGGGGCACTTTGTTTCTGAGTGCAAAGCTAAGTTATGTGAAATTTGTTTGAAGCCAAAGCATGGTACGGCAAAGTGTCCACTTAATCTTGGACCAATGCCGGTGGTGAACATCTACGACGTTTGTTGCCAAGAACTTACGTTCTTTGAGTCGTCAACTGTGGCCACAACGGTTCATATGGCGGACACTGCTATTATAGGGACGGTCATTGTTACGAGAGGTACGATGACTTCTGAGCAGATTGTGCAACAGCTTCGAGAACCTATGCGGGAAAGATAGAAAAAGTGGATATGACGTTCACTCGTGCTAAAGGAGTTGCCAGGATGCTTGTGAGTGTGGTGGATATTGAGCTAGTTCCGGATGAGGTTATATGGACCTATGCGGGAATGATGTACACACTTCAGTTAGAGATCGAGAGTCCTCCTCTTTTTGAGGACGAGGTGACGGACGGAGATGTTCATATGACGGATGGTGACGACGCTGCTGGCTCTAAGGGTTCGGAAGGGAAAAACGAACCTTCCAATAATTCTAAGGAGAAGGAGCGTCATAGTCGGTCTAATAGCAATGGAGGGGCTACTCCTTCCACGCTACCGTCGATGTCCGAGCTGAAATTTAGCTCTTTTGAACCGGCTTCGGCACCGACTCAGATTGGGAGGTCTAGGTTTGCATCAGCTAGTGAGAAGACCGTGCATGCCATGCCTATGCACACACGAGGGAAAGAACCCATGTCGGCTATGGGGCATGCAAAGGCGCAGGAGGGTCTTCGGATTAACACAAGGAAGGAGGAATTACCAGCTGTTTCTCTGGCTGATTTTCTCAAGGCTCCTAGGACCGAGCCATCGGCAGTGCCACTTGGGCAGCCTGACGTGGAACTACAGCCCGAGGAGGCCTGTGCTCCTGTGCTGCCGATCGATCTAGAGGCTGGTGCATTGAGCCTGGCGGCAGCTCATGCTCCAGGGCCGCATGTCGTGCAACCGGCGGCTGCTCAGGTGCCAGGTTTACCGGAAGTGCCAGGAGTGCCAGGTTTGCGAGGGTTACCTGGATCGCCAGGGTCGCGGGTTCCATGTGCTCGGACAAATGATGATCAGTTTGTTTCTCCGGTGGGACATGCAGAGCGGCTATGCTCAGGAGAAGTTATTGATCAATTTTTCGATGAACAGGTCACAGCCTTTGGTGGCATCGAGAATCCCATGACGGAAGACAGAAGGTCTAGTCTGAGGATCCACGCGCAACCGGATGTGGATGACTTGCAGATGGGGCGGGCGATGCGAGCGGCAAAAATGAGGGATGTCGAACTTTCGACAGGTATGTCGGTAAAGTAGCatacattcaaaattttcctacgccatattccgatcttcctatggagagaccagcaacgagacaggggagagtgcatcttcatacctttgaagatcgctaagcgaaagcgttgctagaacgcggttgatggactcgtactcgcggcaattcagatcgtggtgtgattccgatctagtgccgaaccacggcacctccacgttcaacacacatgcagcccggtgacgtctcccgcaccttgatcccgcaaggaggagggagaggttggggaagatctccggcagcacgacggagtggtgtcgatggagagacgaggtctcccggtagggcttcgccaagcaccgtgggagaggaggaagaagaagagcagggcagcgccgagagagagatggaaaaccgtatctccaaaggccaaaacccccactacatatagggggaagggaggggtggcgccccctttagggtttccccttgaggggggcggcagccctagatgggagagggggaggggcggaggccagggaggagagggggtggtgcacccctaggtgggccttaggcccaccagcgcctagggtttcccctccctccctctctggtgcgcatgggctgagtgtggggggcgcaccagcccacctaggggctagttccctccggcacttggcccatgtagccttccggggtttgtggcccctctcggtgggccttcggaacccttccggtggtcccgacactttgccggtggtgcccgaaacatttctggcgtccaaacccacccatcctatatatcaatctttacctccggaccattccggagctcctcgtgacgtccgggatctcatccgggactccgaacatcctttggtaacctcgtataacaattccctataaccctagcgtcatcgaaccttaagtgtgtagatcgtacgggttcgggaatcatgcagacatgaccgagacactctccagccaataaccatcagcgggatctggatacccatggtggctcccacatgttccacgatgatctcatcagatgaaccacgatgtcaaggattcaatcaatcccgtatacaattccatttgtctgtcggtatagaacttgcccgagattcgatcgtcgatatacctataccttgctcaatctcgttaccggtaagtctctttactcgttttgtagcacgtcatcctgtgactaactccttagtcacattgagatcatgatgatgttctaccgagtgggcctagagatacctctccgtcacacggagtgacaaatcccgatctcgattcgtaccaacccaacagacactttcggaggtatccgtagtgcacctttatagtcacccagttacattgtgacgtttgataaacccaaagcactcctacgatatccgggagttgcacaatctcacggtcgaaggaaaagacacttgacattagaaaagctttagcatacgaacaacacgatctagtgttatgcttaggattgggtcttgtccatcacattattcttccaatgatgtgatccgttgtcaatgacatctaatgttcatgatcaggaaaccatgatcatctattgatcaacgagctagccaactagaggcttgctagggacacattgtgatctattcattcacacatgtattattgtttcctgttaatacaattatagcatgaacaatggacgatta
This region includes:
- the LOC123396255 gene encoding uncharacterized protein LOC123396255, giving the protein MRSRLSRCFWLLLLCYCFLSRRAAAAPRLPVRAVNLGGWLVTEGWILPSLFDGIPNKDLLDGTQLQFKSVTQDGFVAAEKGGGAGLVANRSHASGWETFKLWRINETTFNLKVFGNQFVGVQSDGSVVATATSPGKSETFRLVRNAGQNRMRIMAANGLFLQVRLNKIYVPHYSYLPNRANVRDVSGRI